Sequence from the Acidimicrobiales bacterium genome:
GTTTCACGGCCGCCAGCGACCGCCGGACACGCTCTGACCTGCGGCCCGACGCTCACGTGAGCGCCATCGAAGGAGACCTTGGAGCACTGGTGGATGGAAAAATGCTGGAAGGCGGGGCGGGCCTCACCCGGTGAGCGTGGCGAACACCACGACGTTGTCCCGGTAGTGGCCCGAGTCCCGATCGAAGTCCCCGCCGCAGGTCACCAGCCGCAGCTCTGAATCCTCCGTCGGCCCGTAGACGGAGACGGTCGGGAACGCGTCCTTCGGATGCCGCTCCACCCGCTGCACCACGTACGTCAGCGACGTGCCGTCGTCGCCCGACACGGTCACCTGGTCGCCGGGCGCGAGGTCGCGCAGCCGGAAGAACACGGCGGGGCCGGTGTAGTCGTCCACATGCCCGGCGATCACCGAGGGGCCGGGTTCGCCGGGTTCGGGGCCGTCGGCGTACCAGCCGGCGGTGTCGAAGTCTTCAGGCGGGACGAGGACGCCCGTCGCGGGGTCGCGGTGGAGGGCGACGAGCGGGGCGGTCACGTCGATGGCGGGGATGCTCACCGTCGCCGGCACGTCGACCACGACCGGGGGTGCCGTCGTCGCCGGGTGGACGGGGGCCACCGGAGCAGCCGTTGCGGTCGCCGGAGCAGGGACCGTCGCCGGTGGTTGGGTGACGGCGGGACGGTCCGACATGATCGGGCGGGCGTCGTGCGCTACGCAGGCGCCGAGCAGGAGCGCGACGAGGGCCGGGGCCGCGTGCTGCCAGCCCCGGGCCTCGTAGCGTCGTGTGCGGTCAGGCGCTCGCACCGTTCCGACGGTAGAGAACGACCGCGCCGAGGCCGACGACCCCGACCGCGGCGATCAGCGGCCAGTTCGTCCCACCGCCGGCAGGCGCCGCGCCGCCCGCTCCGGTGTCGACGCCGCCGACGGGCGCCCCACCCTCGTCGGTGTCGCCGCCGCCGGTTCCGCCGCCGCCGCTGCCACTCGGGAGGTCTTCGCAGGCGATCCCGTCGTTGTCGGAGTCGAGGCCGTTCGGGTCCGACGGGTCCTGATCGAGGACCGCTTGGGCGTCCTCCTGGAACTCGAAGTCGTCGCAGTTGAGGTCCGTCTGGGCGCCCGCTGCGGGCACCCATGCGAAGACGAGGGCGGCGGTGAGGGCTGCCAGC
This genomic interval carries:
- a CDS encoding class F sortase yields the protein MAPVHPATTAPPVVVDVPATVSIPAIDVTAPLVALHRDPATGVLVPPEDFDTAGWYADGPEPGEPGPSVIAGHVDDYTGPAVFFRLRDLAPGDQVTVSGDDGTSLTYVVQRVERHPKDAFPTVSVYGPTEDSELRLVTCGGDFDRDSGHYRDNVVVFATLTG
- a CDS encoding excalibur calcium-binding domain-containing protein, which gives rise to MLPPVHHRTEGENMTRRLLALAALTAALVFAWVPAAGAQTDLNCDDFEFQEDAQAVLDQDPSDPNGLDSDNDGIACEDLPSGSGGGGTGGGDTDEGGAPVGGVDTGAGGAAPAGGGTNWPLIAAVGVVGLGAVVLYRRNGASA